A DNA window from Streptomyces parvus contains the following coding sequences:
- a CDS encoding TetR family transcriptional regulator has protein sequence MSHTPAGIRQTQKLRTRRALLDAALALLEHQSLSSLGLREVTRAAGVTPTAFYRHFEDTAALGVALVEETLGSLHGLIAAVLAETGDSEERLDRSVAVIARHVGAQPAHFRFIAREQHGGVGAVRAAIAAQLRRFAEEVACALGQEPGSAGWSEEDLLMLGGLYVDHMVITASTLLEAGPEGEAEAVRVARRRLRLVTIGRAHWLDEAAPDGIART, from the coding sequence ATGAGTCACACTCCCGCCGGAATCCGCCAGACCCAGAAGCTCAGGACGCGCCGGGCCCTCCTGGACGCGGCGCTCGCCCTCCTGGAGCACCAGAGTCTGAGCAGCCTGGGGCTGCGGGAGGTGACCCGGGCCGCCGGGGTCACGCCGACGGCCTTCTACCGGCACTTCGAGGACACCGCCGCGCTCGGCGTCGCCCTGGTGGAGGAGACGCTGGGCAGCCTGCACGGGCTGATCGCCGCGGTGCTCGCGGAGACGGGCGACAGCGAGGAGCGGCTGGACCGCAGTGTGGCGGTGATAGCGCGCCATGTCGGCGCGCAGCCCGCCCACTTCCGGTTCATCGCGCGTGAGCAGCACGGCGGGGTCGGCGCGGTGCGCGCGGCGATCGCGGCGCAGCTGCGGCGGTTCGCCGAGGAGGTGGCGTGCGCGCTCGGCCAGGAGCCGGGGTCCGCGGGCTGGAGCGAGGAGGATCTGCTGATGCTCGGCGGCCTCTATGTGGACCACATGGTGATCACCGCGTCGACCCTGCTGGAGGCCGGGCCGGAGGGCGAGGCTGAGGCCGTCCGGGTGGCCCGGCGACGCCTGCGGCTGGTCACCATCGGCCGGGCGCACTGGCTGGACGAGGCGGCGCCGGACGGCATCGCCCGCACCTGA